In the genome of Mangifera indica cultivar Alphonso chromosome 9, CATAS_Mindica_2.1, whole genome shotgun sequence, the window ataacatattatcttatttttatatgataatgatatcaataaaactataaatatataatttttatatacaattaattatataaataatatgttattgatttatttgatagaCACGGGTAGTAAGGGTGTAAATGATATTAATGTGGACagatatatttatctatcaacTTGGATTGATAAGAAAaatggtatttttttaatttaaaggatgaaaatgtattttaccaaaccttgggtggaatatAGTAATTTCGCCATCCatgtattgtttttattatgaaaaatatatgagaAGGGAAATGGCGGATACGTCCAAGTCTAAATAAAAGACAATAAGACTAAAAACCTTAACTTTACCGGCTGCACTCATTTAGGAGGACTACCCAAAGCACTTCTGTCTTGTCTGTTACTCCTATAACAAGTCTACAAGCGTGTTTTTATCCTTTCTTTCATGTAAGCCTCCAATTAGGACTCCTTCCTTTTTTTCTACTTGAAGATCAAACTCGGAACAGTTATGAAGTTTAATCCTTTTACTGGGTCTCCACATCAACCAGAGTCAGGACCACTCAAGTCAATTGCCCCTCTGAGCCATTCATTTTCATCATCCCTTTCTGGGTTCTGCAGTTTTTAAGGTATGCTTCATGGGTTCTGATCCTGAATTGGTTTTGTTGTGGTTTTAGTTGAAGTTTTTTTATCTTGTTGGTGGTTGTTGTGGTTTTGCTGGTGAATAAATGATTTAGAGGTTGAACTAGTGGTTTTATGATATTGGAAATCTGATTAGtgatttaatttatgtataagcCAAGATTGTATAAATCAATAGCCTTTGTAGTACAGGAAGAGATCAGCAGAAGTCTTCTTATTTGGATCCTTTAAATAGCAAAATTCTAACTGCATGATCCTGCAAATTGTGTAAGCCAGGTTGTGGTTTTActctacccaaaaaaaaaaaaaaattgcattttttattttaatggaaTAAAATTAAAGCGAAAAGGCAATAGGAGCTTGTGCATCCAATCATATTTGACCTTTCAATTTCTAAGCCATCTCCACATGCTGATAGCTGAGCCCTCTATATGTTTTGCTTGTgcctttaatttttctttctttggtatCTTTCACTATTTTCAGCCATTGCTTCTTCCGAGAGAGATGTTCTTGATGGAATTCTTTTTACATTTTGTGATTGGCATTATAActttaatgtattttttcttaattcagCATTGGCCTGTGTCCTTATTTGAACCATTGATATTtcctattttgaattttattgtttgtgttGATATTTGAAACAAGGAGCCTTTATCAGTTTTTCCTGCAAGATGTTTTCATTGCCCGAAGTTCAGAAGAGACCAAAGAATGGTTCATAAAGGTGATTTGGTTATTATCGGCATCTGTGTGGGTTTGTTCCTTGGCATTTTCATAGCTGTGCTTGCATTTTTTGGCATAAGATGGTACAAGAAGCATGCTCATATTTTGCGGCGTACAAATGAACGAAGTGTTGCTACTCATCCTATACGCACAAATGGCTTGGGTACGAGCACTGATTTCAGCGCTTCACTTTCAAGTACCGTGACTGTTAAGGGTTCGCAATACTCTCAGAAAAGTTCTCAGCCGTCTTGGTGGAGTCATCATAGTAAAGACCGCTTTGTTTCTGCTTCAAGCATACCTAGATATCCTTACAAGTAAGGGAATTTCAAATTCACAGagaattttgataatctttaaaagtGTATCCaagtaaaataatgttttctttGATACTCAAGCTTATGTACAATTTCTAAACAAATTTGTATacagttatattttttaatataatctttcTCATCTCGCAGCTAAAGAATATAAGGGTGAGAATAGATAAAGGGTGCTCAGCTATATCtgtttgaaccaaatttgagtTATTAGTTTCTTTACATAagaaaatgacaacaatcaaaattgCAGGGATATTCAGAAAGCTACACAAAATTTTACCACTATACTAGGACAAGGATCTTTTGGTCCAGTATATAAAGCAACAATGCCTGCAGGAGTAGCAGCTGTAAAGGTTCTTGCTTCTAATTCACATCAGGGAGAGAAAGAATTCCAAACAGAGGTAAGGGCTACGTTAGAAAAAATCATGTTGGAGGGAAGTTTTGTTTTTCCCCCACATTATGCTCATGCTAAGAAAAAAGATGCTCATTAGTATATTCCATGACATATATAAACCAGGCATGCCTCTGCATCTTGTCTCGACCGTTTGAGAGGATATGCATTCTTGTTTTCCACTTCTTACATAAAACATTACCATTTGCAAATCTGGGCATAGTATGTCCGAGAGGACCAAATGAATGTAAGTTGCAAATCataaactctaataaaaaatttgcaaattaTATTCATTGGCTCTTTACATGATCAAATtagtattgaattttttataaatttatgtttgagtCCCTACTGCTTGTTGATTATATTTTCTGGCACTTTTGCAGGTGTGTCTGCTTGGAAGGTTGCATCATAGGAATCTTGTGAATTTGATAGGATACTGTGTAGATAAAGGACAACACATGCTAATTTATGAGTTTATGAGTAACGGGAGCTTGGAAAACCATATATATAGTAAGCATAGAAGCCTCTTATTTGttgttatacatataatttctgTTCCTTCTAGCGACTGCTTActgtgaaattttcaaatgtatgaATAGAACACTGTTATTATGTAAGAGGCATTGAATGGTATGGTCATGTTCAAAGCCATTGATTTTCCATGAAAAAGGTTTACAATAAATCATTTTCTATGGATAATGCTGCCACAGCCAGCCCGTGTGAACGTTGGGGCCACAGGATGTGATGGTATGTTACAATTCCAAATACAAGGTCTGTGACTTGGATCTCACATGGAAAGTGCGAGTGTTTGGTGTgagatttatatgattttgagctCTTCAACCTTAATAGCTAACTTTTGGAATGTGGTTTTTCCAAAATTTGTATAAGGTTTTATCCAATTCAAAGTCATGTGTTTTCCAAGTTTATCAATTATCACAAATGAAATACCTATAACTGCAAAAGTTTCAAACATCTTCAATTATATATCTGATTGTTAGATGTGGCATTGCATGGCTTTTGCAAACTACTATCAATGCTTGTTGTGCATGAAGAGTTTTGTTTTGGTGATTCTTTCAATTTTACATGCTACTGCATTTGAATGTTGATTGTACGCATAATAAACTTGTGTTTGGGTTTTACTCTATGTCACATGATTTGaagattgataattttttgaaacttttgtgAATAATCATCCCTAGGTGAAGACAAGGCTCTGAGTTGGGAAGAAAGGTTTCAAATTGTTCTTGATATAGCACATGGAATTGAGTATCTTCATGAAGGGGTATGTTTAATGATACATCTAATGTTTCGTtgaccaaaaaaagaaaaattcatctAATTTCATTTTCCAACATCCTTGAAACAGGCCGTTCCACCGGTAATACATCGTGATTTAAAGTCTGCTAATATATTGCTAGACTACTCCATGAGAGCCAAGGTGAGCTAGCACCTGGAAGCCATCTCTTGTTCATATACATTAGAGATCAACtgcaattttttcttcttttggatTTCTCATATTCTATGCATCTAAATATCTACAAAGTAAAAAATCAATCGTGAGTTTCGcattattcatttttcattataactGCTCTATGATAGGTTGCTGATTTTGGGCTATCGAAAGAAGAGGTCTTTGACGGCCGAAACTCTGGTCTAAAGGGGACTTATGGATACATAGACCCAGCTTATGTTTCTACAAACAAGTTCACCA includes:
- the LOC123225464 gene encoding calcium/calmodulin-regulated receptor-like kinase 2, with translation MVHKGDLVIIGICVGLFLGIFIAVLAFFGIRWYKKHAHILRRTNERSVATHPIRTNGLGTSTDFSASLSSTVTVKGSQYSQKSSQPSWWSHHSKDRFVSASSIPRYPYKDIQKATQNFTTILGQGSFGPVYKATMPAGVAAVKVLASNSHQGEKEFQTEVCLLGRLHHRNLVNLIGYCVDKGQHMLIYEFMSNGSLENHIYSEDKALSWEERFQIVLDIAHGIEYLHEGAVPPVIHRDLKSANILLDYSMRAKVADFGLSKEEVFDGRNSGLKGTYGYIDPAYVSTNKFTMKSDIYSFGIIIFELITAIHPHQNLMEYVNLASMSPDGVDEILDKQLIGACDIEEVRALARIAHKCLHKMPRKRPSIGEVTQAVLKIKQRRLAKEDTMSFVDRDSSFSRVISRIEDQQIELSKLAETKERHEEV